Proteins from a genomic interval of Caldicellulosiruptor diazotrophicus:
- a CDS encoding DUF1634 domain-containing protein: MENRKTATMEDIISIVLRAGVLLSIIIICAGLFLHIVLEISVGSLIIKTGLYILFLTPFARLVVSLFMFLIEKDLIYFAITLAIIVIIVVSNLLVSAKI, translated from the coding sequence ATGGAAAATAGAAAAACAGCAACAATGGAAGATATAATAAGTATTGTTTTGAGAGCTGGAGTGCTACTTAGTATAATTATTATCTGTGCAGGACTTTTTTTGCACATTGTGCTAGAAATTTCTGTAGGAAGCTTGATTATAAAAACAGGGCTTTATATTCTTTTCCTGACTCCTTTTGCAAGGCTTGTTGTCTCCCTTTTTATGTTCCTTATAGAAAAAGATTTGATATACTTTGCTATAACGTTGGCTATAATTGTGATTATAGTGGTAAGCAATCTGCTTGTATCAGCTAAAATTTAA
- a CDS encoding TetR/AcrR family transcriptional regulator, translating into MFLRKEGKRTQKKLIKENKLLEAAYNLFIEKGITATAIDEIVKKAGVAKGTFYLYFKDKEDILEKLILKKSSEIVKKALQEVSTKDFTSPVDKFLYFLEYIIDYLSKNRVLFKFLKKDFSWVFYKKITDNEQFTELKRAKEMFLKNFNTNYTQEELEIVVFMILELVSSLTYSSIVNNEPDSIEKVKPLLLSTIRKILEN; encoded by the coding sequence ATGTTTCTTAGAAAAGAAGGGAAAAGAACTCAAAAAAAATTAATTAAGGAAAATAAGCTTTTGGAGGCTGCATACAATCTTTTTATTGAAAAAGGAATCACAGCTACTGCAATAGATGAAATAGTAAAGAAAGCTGGCGTTGCAAAGGGAACTTTTTATCTTTATTTCAAGGATAAAGAGGATATTCTTGAAAAACTAATTCTCAAGAAAAGTAGTGAGATTGTTAAAAAAGCATTGCAAGAGGTATCTACAAAAGATTTTACATCACCTGTTGACAAATTTCTTTATTTTCTTGAGTATATTATAGACTATTTGAGTAAAAACAGAGTTCTTTTTAAATTTTTAAAAAAGGACTTTTCTTGGGTATTTTATAAAAAAATTACAGATAATGAACAGTTCACAGAATTAAAAAGAGCAAAAGAGATGTTCTTAAAAAATTTTAATACAAACTATACCCAAGAAGAACTTGAGATAGTTGTTTTTATGATACTTGAGCTTGTAAGTTCGCTCACTTACTCGAGCATTGTAAATAATGAACCTGATTCTATCGAAAAGGTAAAACCTCTTCTTTTGTCCACAATTCGAAAAATTCTTGAAAATTAA
- a CDS encoding FAD:protein FMN transferase, whose product MDTALILNKTKIIKSIFAFGTDINFIFYQPNFVSVFDRAHRIILDMENKLSVFKPKSLVSKLNRYGNYIPIKVCPEVYDLIKKSVEYSLFSEGYFDITVKRLMDVWKEAKQKNQMPAKDEIELALAFSGSVNVQLLPNYKVKLKNKVNLDFGAIAKGFVADKIREIFEQEGINSAIVDLGGHILTVGKKNNENFWKVGIRHPFKTREDVLGFLELGSTSVVTSASYERYFTIDGKKFSHIINPKTGLPVNDDIVSITVVDTNSTFADAMSTALFAMGFKKAINFIQDSKNIEAVVATSFREIYITPGLAQRFTLCDSSFRVIKTNEVIVL is encoded by the coding sequence ATGGACACAGCTTTAATTTTAAATAAAACAAAAATTATAAAATCAATATTTGCATTTGGCACGGATATTAATTTTATCTTTTATCAACCAAACTTTGTAAGTGTATTTGACAGGGCTCACAGAATCATCTTAGATATGGAAAATAAGTTATCGGTTTTTAAGCCCAAAAGTTTGGTATCAAAATTGAATAGATACGGAAATTACATCCCAATAAAAGTTTGCCCGGAGGTTTATGATCTTATAAAAAAATCTGTTGAGTACAGCCTATTTTCAGAAGGCTATTTTGATATAACTGTAAAAAGACTTATGGATGTTTGGAAAGAAGCAAAACAAAAAAATCAGATGCCAGCAAAAGATGAAATAGAACTTGCTCTTGCTTTTTCAGGATCAGTCAATGTGCAGCTTTTACCAAACTACAAAGTAAAGCTTAAAAACAAAGTCAACCTTGACTTTGGAGCCATTGCTAAAGGTTTTGTAGCAGACAAGATACGTGAGATTTTTGAACAGGAGGGTATAAACTCAGCAATCGTCGACCTTGGCGGGCATATATTGACTGTTGGGAAAAAAAATAATGAAAACTTTTGGAAGGTGGGAATTCGGCATCCTTTTAAAACAAGAGAAGATGTGCTGGGTTTTTTAGAGCTTGGTAGTACTTCAGTTGTAACATCCGCAAGTTATGAAAGGTATTTTACAATTGACGGCAAAAAATTTTCCCACATAATCAATCCAAAAACAGGATTGCCTGTAAATGATGACATTGTAAGTATAACCGTTGTAGATACAAATTCAACATTTGCTGATGCGATGTCTACAGCTCTTTTTGCAATGGGATTTAAAAAGGCCATAAACTTCATACAGGACAGCAAAAACATTGAAGCAGTAGTTGCTACTTCTTTTCGAGAAATATATATAACACCAGGGCTTGCACAAAGGTTTACCCTGTGCGATAGCTCATTTAGAGTTATCAAGACAAATGAGGTGATTGTTCTGTGA
- a CDS encoding alpha/beta hydrolase: protein MIPLWENQNDIPLFDSANPFIPHLVPFIIESSNQLPCIIVFPGGGYTHRAQHESEPVCLWLNSIGISAFVLNYRVQPYKHPAPLLDAKRSIRLVRYFSKKWNIDPNRIGVLGFSAGGHLASLAGTHFDSGDKKNNDPVERISSRPDCMVLCYPVISLAEYAHEGSKKALLGENPDPVLVWTLSSHNMVSSNTPPTFLWHTSDDSSVSVENSLLFAMALKKYKIPFELHIFPHGRHGLGLADDILHVKEWTKLCEKWFESIGFIRYNV, encoded by the coding sequence GTGATACCACTTTGGGAAAATCAAAATGATATTCCTCTTTTTGACTCTGCAAACCCTTTTATACCCCATCTTGTGCCATTCATAATTGAAAGTAGCAATCAGCTACCTTGCATAATTGTATTTCCTGGCGGCGGGTACACACACAGAGCACAACATGAATCAGAACCCGTTTGCCTGTGGTTAAACTCTATTGGAATTTCAGCATTTGTACTAAACTACAGAGTACAGCCTTACAAACACCCTGCTCCTCTTTTGGATGCCAAAAGATCAATTAGACTTGTAAGATACTTTTCAAAAAAATGGAACATTGACCCAAACAGAATTGGTGTTTTGGGCTTTTCTGCAGGTGGGCACTTGGCGTCTTTGGCTGGTACACATTTTGACAGCGGTGACAAGAAAAATAATGACCCTGTGGAAAGAATTTCAAGCAGACCCGACTGTATGGTTCTGTGCTATCCTGTTATAAGCCTTGCCGAGTATGCACATGAAGGCAGCAAAAAGGCCTTGCTTGGCGAAAACCCAGACCCAGTTTTAGTTTGGACTCTTTCATCCCACAACATGGTTTCAAGCAACACACCACCAACATTCTTGTGGCATACAAGCGATGATAGTAGCGTTTCTGTCGAAAACTCTCTCTTGTTTGCAATGGCTCTAAAAAAATATAAAATACCGTTTGAACTTCACATCTTCCCTCATGGAAGACACGGACTTGGTCTTGCCGATGACATTCTACATGTCAAAGAGTGGACAAAGCTCTGCGAAAAATGGTTTGAAAGCATAGGATTTATAAGATATAATGTTTGA
- a CDS encoding formate--tetrahydrofolate ligase, protein MKSISKVQETSLEPISKIAAKIGLDDEDIELYGKYKAKISLDVFKKKAQVQDGKVILVTSINPTPYGEGKTTTAIGLSMAINRLGFKSIVTLREPSLGPFLGLKGGATGGGASQILPSIDINLHFTGDIHAVTSANNLLCAAIDNHIYHGNSLGINPKSITIKRSIDMNDRSLRHIIVGLSDQKGAIREDGFVISVASEVMAVLCLSMSYDDLKEKLGNILIGFTYDKKPVYAKDLNVHGSMALLLKDALKPNLVQTSENTAAIVHGGPFANIAHGTNSIVATKIAQKLANYVVVEAGFGSDLGAEKFVNIVARKTGIYPNAAVLVVTTKALKHHSRIEANGGLQSDVKTIQKGLENLEKHIENLKIMGLETVVALNKFPDDTEEEIELVRSFCEQKGVEFSVSTAYANGSEGVLELAEKVIELSNKKRKINFVYEDSDSIEEKIKKVATIIYGAKNVQFSKAALSKLELIKNLKTEHFPICMSKTQYSLSDDPKLLGKPKDFILNVTDIEIKNGAGFILVMCGDIIAMPGLGKDFAALHLDIDSSGNPIFK, encoded by the coding sequence ATGAAAAGCATATCAAAAGTGCAGGAGACCTCCCTTGAGCCTATATCCAAGATTGCAGCGAAAATAGGACTTGACGATGAGGACATTGAACTTTATGGAAAGTACAAGGCAAAAATCAGTTTGGATGTCTTCAAGAAAAAAGCACAAGTACAAGACGGCAAGGTTATTTTAGTAACGTCTATTAATCCAACGCCTTATGGAGAGGGAAAAACTACAACTGCAATTGGTCTTTCAATGGCAATAAATAGGCTAGGATTTAAATCTATTGTAACTTTAAGAGAACCCTCCTTAGGACCTTTTTTGGGTCTAAAAGGTGGGGCAACGGGTGGCGGTGCGTCTCAGATTTTGCCCTCAATTGATATAAACCTTCACTTTACTGGAGATATTCATGCTGTGACCTCTGCAAACAATCTTCTTTGTGCTGCCATTGATAATCATATTTATCATGGAAATAGCCTTGGAATAAATCCAAAGTCTATAACTATAAAAAGATCAATAGATATGAATGATAGAAGTCTTCGGCATATAATAGTTGGACTATCTGACCAAAAAGGTGCTATAAGAGAAGATGGTTTTGTTATCTCTGTTGCTTCTGAAGTTATGGCAGTTTTGTGTCTTTCGATGAGCTATGATGATCTCAAAGAAAAACTCGGGAATATCTTGATAGGCTTTACTTATGACAAAAAACCTGTGTATGCCAAGGATTTGAACGTCCATGGAAGCATGGCTCTTTTGTTAAAAGATGCACTGAAACCAAACCTTGTTCAAACTTCTGAAAATACTGCTGCAATCGTCCATGGTGGGCCGTTTGCAAACATTGCGCATGGTACAAATAGTATTGTTGCTACAAAGATTGCTCAAAAACTTGCTAATTATGTTGTTGTTGAAGCAGGTTTTGGTTCTGACTTGGGAGCAGAAAAATTTGTTAATATTGTTGCAAGAAAAACTGGAATATATCCGAACGCTGCTGTTTTAGTTGTGACAACAAAGGCTTTAAAACATCATTCGAGGATTGAAGCAAATGGTGGGCTGCAAAGTGATGTAAAAACTATTCAAAAAGGACTTGAGAATTTAGAAAAGCATATTGAAAATCTTAAAATTATGGGACTTGAGACAGTGGTAGCTTTAAATAAGTTTCCGGATGATACAGAGGAAGAGATTGAACTTGTCAGGTCTTTTTGTGAGCAAAAGGGTGTAGAATTTTCTGTATCTACTGCATATGCTAACGGGTCAGAAGGTGTGCTTGAGCTTGCTGAAAAGGTTATAGAGTTGAGCAATAAAAAAAGAAAGATTAACTTTGTTTATGAGGACAGTGATTCTATTGAAGAAAAAATTAAAAAAGTTGCAACCATCATCTATGGGGCCAAAAATGTACAATTTTCTAAAGCAGCTTTGTCAAAACTTGAGCTTATAAAAAATCTCAAGACTGAACATTTTCCAATTTGTATGTCAAAAACTCAGTATTCACTTTCTGATGACCCAAAATTACTCGGGAAACCAAAAGATTTTATATTAAATGTTACAGACATAGAAATTAAAAATGGAGCTGGATTTATACTTGTCATGTGCGGTGATATAATTGCAATGCCGGGGCTTGGGAAAGACTTTGCAGCTCTTCATCTTGACATAGACAGTAGCGGAAATCCAATTTTTAAATAA
- a CDS encoding aminotransferase class IV: MEEFFQSYSFGLVPFETIYFDKKGVHFLFEHFKRFKRAFWILGLGCDLEFEKFKEAIERYIVSCGKDYGGVRIFYVDGNLIFAQKEIRYSKNLFQKGFELKIARTRKDNANILNYIKTTNIGVNLIEEKSAKKKGFDSCLFLNQDDFVCEAAFSNIFFRKDKVIYTPHISCGLLPGIVRKHVIRVSEKLGYMVRKLCLKIDDIKDMDECFITSSIAGIFPVLRIEDIEFKQRDFTEYLLGMDEFYRPWIC, translated from the coding sequence TTGGAGGAGTTTTTTCAGTCGTATAGCTTTGGGTTAGTTCCTTTTGAGACAATTTATTTTGACAAAAAAGGTGTGCATTTTTTGTTTGAGCATTTTAAAAGATTTAAAAGAGCTTTCTGGATACTTGGACTTGGGTGTGATTTAGAGTTTGAAAAGTTCAAGGAAGCTATAGAAAGGTATATAGTTTCTTGTGGCAAAGACTATGGTGGGGTAAGAATTTTTTATGTTGATGGCAATTTGATTTTTGCTCAAAAAGAAATAAGGTATAGCAAAAATCTTTTCCAAAAAGGATTTGAGCTGAAAATTGCACGGACAAGAAAGGATAACGCTAATATACTCAACTATATAAAAACTACCAATATAGGTGTCAATTTAATCGAAGAAAAAAGTGCTAAGAAAAAAGGATTTGACAGCTGTCTTTTTCTCAATCAAGATGACTTTGTATGCGAGGCAGCGTTTTCCAACATCTTTTTTAGAAAAGATAAGGTGATTTACACACCTCACATTTCGTGCGGCTTGCTTCCTGGCATTGTAAGAAAACATGTAATAAGAGTATCTGAAAAGTTAGGATATATGGTAAGAAAGTTGTGCCTGAAAATAGATGATATCAAAGATATGGATGAGTGTTTTATTACAAGCAGCATAGCTGGTATTTTCCCTGTTTTGCGGATTGAAGATATAGAGTTTAAACAACGAGATTTTACAGAGTATTTACTGGGCATGGATGAATTTTATCGTCCGTGGATATGTTAA
- a CDS encoding 4Fe-4S binding protein, protein MTKRVMPTQILRFFIQLISFIFFPFSFAMLLSQIKSLYLAFLGKENFLFNQNFIMLIITLIITIFLGRFFCGWVCAFGSILEWVHFLGKKLFKKTFDMPKKLDNFLKMLKYLVLTYLIVIVWTFGKTSYADPWNAFDNLLSLNFDIKTYLPSFIFFAFVLILSLFVNRAHCRYFCPLGAIFNIISRAKLLFVKKADKNCGKCRICSIACPMGIDMSNVENYKGECIACVKCIESCPRLNIELNITKTKIDPRYTSAAAIAGVFSVASFFATSSVEPLNKKFVSAKPSTTFSQSIRTENNKDSRENQTESKNTSFGSKNSQATTQKSTPKIYKDGIYTGEGFGYRPGLVVQVIIKNDKITDIKIISHQETPNFAQLPFEIIPKEIIESQSTNVDIISGATRTSYGIIMAVEDALSKAKIENDESAQN, encoded by the coding sequence GTGACAAAAAGAGTAATGCCAACACAAATTTTAAGATTTTTTATCCAGCTTATTTCATTTATCTTCTTTCCTTTTTCTTTTGCAATGCTTTTATCTCAAATAAAAAGTCTGTATTTAGCATTTTTGGGCAAGGAAAATTTTTTATTTAATCAAAACTTTATAATGCTTATTATAACCTTAATTATCACAATCTTTCTGGGAAGATTTTTTTGCGGCTGGGTATGTGCGTTCGGAAGCATTTTAGAATGGGTACATTTTTTAGGCAAGAAACTCTTTAAAAAGACATTTGATATGCCTAAAAAATTAGATAATTTTCTTAAAATGTTAAAATATCTGGTGCTTACTTATCTTATTGTGATTGTGTGGACATTTGGTAAAACTTCTTATGCTGACCCCTGGAATGCCTTTGACAACCTGCTTTCTTTGAATTTTGATATAAAGACATACTTGCCAAGCTTTATATTTTTTGCATTTGTATTAATCTTGAGCCTTTTTGTAAACAGAGCCCATTGCAGATACTTCTGTCCACTTGGTGCAATCTTTAATATAATCTCCAGAGCAAAACTTTTATTTGTCAAAAAGGCAGACAAAAACTGTGGAAAGTGCAGAATATGTAGTATCGCGTGCCCAATGGGAATAGATATGAGCAACGTCGAAAATTACAAAGGCGAGTGCATAGCGTGTGTAAAATGTATTGAAAGCTGTCCAAGGTTAAATATTGAGCTGAACATCACAAAGACCAAAATAGACCCACGGTATACTTCTGCCGCAGCCATTGCAGGCGTGTTTTCAGTTGCAAGTTTTTTTGCTACTTCTTCTGTTGAGCCATTGAACAAAAAATTTGTATCTGCAAAACCTTCAACAACTTTTTCACAAAGCATTCGAACTGAAAATAATAAAGACTCAAGAGAAAACCAAACAGAATCAAAAAACACAAGCTTTGGCAGCAAAAATTCCCAGGCTACTACACAAAAATCTACTCCTAAAATTTACAAAGATGGAATATACACAGGTGAGGGTTTTGGATACAGACCAGGGCTTGTCGTTCAGGTTATAATTAAAAATGATAAAATTACAGATATTAAGATAATCTCTCATCAGGAGACACCAAATTTTGCCCAGCTACCATTTGAGATTATTCCAAAAGAGATAATAGAGTCTCAATCAACAAATGTTGATATTATCTCTGGTGCGACAAGAACGTCTTATGGTATTATCATGGCAGTTGAAGATGCACTCAGTAAGGCAAAAATTGAAAATGATGAGTCGGCACAAAATTAA
- a CDS encoding TDT family transporter — translation MMKNIIKNFYPSWFVVCMGTGIIANLFKAIGQDFLSYTFTLINIIFFAIIFLIWFLRWFVGFENVKKDLENPLLSNYFATMPISLMIIGLNILVNKLYFGSDFSVAFAKFSFYTGSFLMVVFSIITFVVHLSHKEIPSSILNFAYFMPPVGNIIAPILGNEIINRNVLDGNEKSIITFINLAMFGIGFILFLTYLPIIKGRFILQEPIEKGHFPTMFILLAPVGASIVAIKGFAQSFKVAGLVNDTFLPILFNIGATMLWGFGLWIFIALIVLWIRSLKTEIPFSLAYWAYIFPVGIFALASFKVNLSFNFSTINWFSKAIVWILLIVWIYNILMTLKNVFNKKLLTR, via the coding sequence ATGATGAAAAATATTATCAAAAACTTTTATCCCTCATGGTTTGTTGTTTGCATGGGTACAGGTATTATAGCAAATCTTTTTAAGGCTATTGGTCAGGATTTCTTATCTTATACATTCACCTTGATTAACATTATATTTTTTGCGATAATCTTTTTAATTTGGTTTTTGAGATGGTTTGTGGGATTTGAAAATGTAAAGAAAGACCTTGAAAATCCACTTTTATCAAACTACTTTGCCACAATGCCAATTTCTCTTATGATTATAGGATTGAACATTTTAGTCAATAAATTATACTTTGGTAGTGACTTTTCAGTTGCTTTTGCAAAGTTTTCATTCTATACGGGAAGTTTTCTTATGGTAGTATTTTCAATAATCACATTCGTAGTTCATCTTTCTCACAAGGAGATACCAAGTTCAATTTTGAACTTTGCATATTTTATGCCACCTGTTGGAAATATAATAGCACCTATACTTGGAAATGAAATTATCAACAGAAATGTACTTGATGGCAATGAAAAAAGTATAATAACTTTTATAAATTTAGCTATGTTTGGAATAGGATTTATACTATTTTTGACCTATTTGCCTATAATCAAAGGAAGATTTATTTTGCAGGAACCCATTGAAAAAGGGCATTTTCCAACAATGTTTATTCTACTTGCACCTGTTGGTGCATCAATTGTTGCTATAAAAGGTTTTGCCCAGAGCTTCAAGGTAGCAGGACTTGTAAATGATACATTTTTGCCCATCCTGTTTAACATAGGAGCAACAATGCTTTGGGGATTTGGACTTTGGATCTTTATAGCACTGATTGTACTGTGGATAAGAAGTCTTAAAACAGAAATTCCCTTTAGCCTTGCATACTGGGCATATATATTCCCAGTTGGCATATTTGCGCTTGCAAGTTTTAAGGTAAACTTAAGTTTCAATTTTTCAACAATAAATTGGTTTTCAAAGGCTATTGTTTGGATTTTGTTGATTGTTTGGATATATAATATCTTGATGACACTAAAAAACGTGTTTAACAAGAAGCTTTTGACAAGATAA
- a CDS encoding thioesterase family protein has translation MKKPELQVGLKFEIDEVVNDSMLASHFQSGLLDVFATPSMIALMEKAALLCVENYLEEGYTTVGSKVDVLHLAPTPKGMKVKAVAQLIAIEDRKLTFKVEAYDSFEKIGEGVHERFIVNREKFLNKTYQKVR, from the coding sequence TTGAAAAAGCCAGAACTTCAAGTTGGACTTAAATTTGAGATCGATGAAGTAGTGAACGATAGTATGCTTGCTTCTCATTTTCAAAGTGGACTTTTGGATGTGTTTGCAACTCCTTCAATGATAGCGCTGATGGAAAAGGCAGCACTTCTTTGTGTAGAGAACTACTTGGAAGAAGGCTATACTACAGTTGGAAGCAAAGTAGATGTTTTGCATTTAGCGCCCACTCCAAAGGGAATGAAAGTAAAAGCAGTTGCCCAGCTGATTGCCATTGAAGACAGAAAACTCACATTTAAAGTGGAGGCATACGACAGCTTTGAGAAGATTGGAGAAGGAGTTCACGAAAGGTTTATTGTAAATCGCGAAAAATTTTTAAACAAAACATATCAAAAGGTCAGGTGA
- the pabB gene encoding aminodeoxychorismate synthase component I: protein MKILVYNTVTDPFMIFYYLKTDFSVLLESNMLSKKYGRYSFLFLKPKEVFILNEEDDVFEYLTQLSNKVTDKYNYSDFVFNGGFAGYFSYNFGVDLFKIKRKKDTSLVPKAYFGYFEDFLIIDHFEKKTYASFTSKALAMEFEEILKNENLALPSFKKSEVERAWCNFEKSEYMQAVKRIKDYIFEGDVYQVNLSQRFFVKGVFDPDFLYFDLRKRNYGCYHAYIKFPKASIISTSPELFLRKRGDTIITKPIKGTSKRGKTPEEDRALRDRLYNNIKCRSELLMIVDLERNDFAKICLPESIEVVKLFDVEEYSTVFHLVSTIKGKLLKGMDLKRIIEATFPGGSITGAPKLNAIKIIEELEKCPRGIYCGSIGYISNNFNMDFNIAIRTLVIEEDTAYFSVGGGIVWDSQEEEEWWETIYKGSPFLELLGINDFTGV from the coding sequence GTGAAGATTTTAGTTTACAACACAGTAACTGACCCATTTATGATTTTTTATTATTTGAAAACTGATTTTTCAGTTTTGCTTGAAAGTAATATGCTAAGTAAAAAGTATGGAAGATATTCCTTTTTGTTTTTAAAGCCTAAAGAAGTTTTTATTTTAAATGAAGAGGATGATGTTTTTGAGTATTTAACTCAGCTTTCAAACAAAGTGACAGACAAATATAACTATTCCGACTTTGTCTTCAATGGAGGTTTTGCAGGATACTTTTCTTACAACTTTGGTGTTGACCTTTTTAAAATTAAAAGGAAGAAAGATACTTCTCTTGTTCCAAAAGCATATTTTGGATATTTTGAGGATTTTTTGATTATTGACCACTTTGAAAAAAAGACATATGCTTCTTTCACATCAAAAGCCTTAGCAATGGAATTTGAAGAGATACTAAAAAATGAAAACCTTGCCCTGCCAAGCTTTAAAAAGTCTGAGGTTGAAAGAGCTTGGTGCAACTTTGAAAAGTCAGAATACATGCAGGCAGTGAAAAGAATAAAGGATTATATTTTTGAAGGTGATGTTTACCAAGTAAATCTTTCACAGCGCTTTTTTGTAAAAGGAGTATTTGATCCTGACTTTTTGTATTTTGACCTCAGAAAAAGAAACTATGGCTGTTACCATGCGTATATAAAGTTTCCAAAAGCATCTATCATATCAACATCGCCCGAACTTTTTTTGAGGAAAAGAGGAGATACCATCATAACCAAACCGATAAAAGGTACATCTAAGCGTGGAAAGACTCCAGAAGAAGATAGAGCTTTGAGAGATCGACTATATAACAATATTAAGTGCAGGTCTGAACTTTTGATGATTGTTGACCTTGAGAGAAACGACTTTGCAAAGATATGTTTGCCAGAATCCATTGAAGTTGTAAAACTCTTTGATGTTGAAGAATATTCAACAGTTTTTCATCTTGTCTCAACCATAAAGGGAAAGCTTCTAAAGGGTATGGATTTAAAAAGAATAATTGAAGCAACCTTCCCAGGCGGATCAATAACAGGTGCACCAAAGCTAAATGCTATAAAGATTATAGAGGAACTTGAGAAGTGTCCGCGAGGGATATACTGTGGCTCTATTGGTTATATCTCAAACAATTTCAACATGGATTTTAACATTGCAATAAGAACGCTTGTTATAGAAGAGGACACAGCATATTTTAGTGTTGGAGGCGGAATTGTTTGGGACTCCCAAGAAGAAGAAGAGTGGTGGGAGACAATCTACAAAGGGAGCCCGTTTTTAGAACTTTTGGGAATAAATGATTTTACGGGTGTGTAA
- a CDS encoding sulfite exporter TauE/SafE family protein — MIAEVFGVSIIAGFVGSLLGIGGGLIVIPFLSIVFKFNMHQAAAAGLVSVIATSSGAASAYVKDRLTHLRIGMFLQLATVIGGVLGAILSGILSAKVLSLIFGILLLYNSFLMIKNRKSDEKPKSSSLQISKWAKKLKLYGNYFDKIQNRKIEYSAQNIAGGFLMMTFAGILSGLLGIGSGIFKVLALDTIMKLPFKVSTATSNFMMGVTALASISIYLARGDIVYDACGAVAVGVLVGSAIGARLMPYIKSKYLRVAFALILIYTSIEMIRKGLF; from the coding sequence ATGATTGCAGAAGTATTTGGTGTGTCAATTATTGCAGGATTTGTAGGTTCTCTTCTGGGAATTGGAGGGGGACTCATTGTCATCCCTTTTTTGTCAATTGTATTCAAGTTCAATATGCACCAAGCTGCAGCAGCCGGGCTTGTATCAGTTATTGCAACATCGTCTGGTGCTGCATCTGCCTATGTCAAAGATAGGCTTACTCATCTTAGAATAGGAATGTTCTTGCAGCTTGCAACAGTCATCGGGGGTGTACTTGGAGCAATCTTGAGTGGCATTTTGTCTGCAAAAGTTTTGTCACTCATATTTGGAATTCTGCTTTTATACAATTCGTTTTTGATGATAAAAAATAGAAAGTCGGATGAAAAACCAAAATCTTCAAGTCTTCAAATATCAAAATGGGCAAAAAAGCTTAAACTTTACGGAAACTACTTCGACAAAATCCAAAACAGAAAAATAGAATACAGTGCACAAAATATTGCTGGTGGTTTTTTGATGATGACATTTGCGGGAATACTTTCTGGTCTTTTGGGTATCGGAAGCGGAATTTTCAAGGTTTTAGCACTTGATACTATAATGAAACTACCTTTTAAAGTCTCAACTGCAACAAGCAATTTCATGATGGGTGTGACTGCCTTGGCCAGTATTAGCATATATCTTGCAAGAGGTGATATTGTGTACGATGCATGTGGGGCTGTTGCAGTTGGTGTACTTGTTGGTTCTGCAATAGGTGCGCGACTCATGCCTTACATAAAATCAAAGTACCTTCGCGTAGCATTTGCCCTGATTTTAATTTATACCTCAATTGAAATGATTAGAAAGGGGCTGTTTTAG
- a CDS encoding anthranilate synthase component II, with the protein MKVLIVDNFDSFTYNLYNYFLRLKVSTIVINRDKLVIEDIYKLNPTHIVLSPGPGRPTDDNILFEIIDKFKESKNILGVCLGHQAIGMFFGAKLKKAKRPMHGIIDTIFHDKKGVFEKLKNPLRVVRYHSLVIDDVDSTQLTITAVSKEGEVMGIRHKRFKIEGVQFHPESIATQHGLLMLKNFLKG; encoded by the coding sequence ATGAAGGTGTTGATTGTTGACAATTTTGATTCGTTTACGTATAATCTCTACAACTATTTTTTAAGACTCAAAGTGTCTACCATTGTGATAAACCGTGACAAGCTTGTTATAGAAGATATTTACAAGCTAAACCCGACTCACATTGTTCTTTCTCCTGGACCAGGAAGACCTACTGACGATAATATTTTGTTTGAAATCATAGATAAATTTAAAGAATCAAAAAATATTCTTGGTGTATGCCTTGGACATCAAGCAATTGGCATGTTCTTTGGGGCAAAGTTAAAGAAGGCAAAAAGGCCTATGCACGGTATTATTGATACAATATTTCACGATAAAAAAGGAGTATTTGAAAAACTCAAAAACCCTCTTCGTGTTGTGCGATACCACTCTCTTGTGATAGATGATGTTGACAGCACACAACTTACCATCACAGCAGTATCAAAAGAGGGAGAGGTTATGGGTATAAGACACAAAAGGTTTAAAATAGAAGGTGTGCAGTTTCATCCTGAGTCAATTGCAACTCAGCATGGACTTTTGATGCTTAAAAATTTTTTAAAAGGGTGA